In Pedobacter sp. WC2423, the following are encoded in one genomic region:
- a CDS encoding redoxin domain-containing protein, which translates to MKNFKKAFAILPFAVVMICSGAQSFAQNGKYLLKGNIPVASGKIYLEHELNGNPVKIDSAQVVNGKFVFKGSVKSPDFYSLTTKGLKYPIQFILENSAITVTKPADSLASAEIKGSSAQEVYQSFYKGPWKEITAIAGGIYNRLDKAEKAAKTAGTKVDSLTRAGFDKEFAVLDKKNQIAVKAYISQHSSSAGAAAIIYDRFISYPNFPVARELFAGLTEEARQSAIGELITKALATDAKTAKGKAAPAISMTNKDGKIVHLSDFKGKYVLIDFWASWCGPCRKENPNVVAAYKKYHDKGFEILGISLDSKKEAWLKAIEADGLIWTHVSELKGWQNSAAKEYGVRAVPASFLIDPNGNVVGKDLRGEELNQTLAQLFK; encoded by the coding sequence ATGAAAAATTTTAAAAAAGCATTCGCAATATTGCCCTTCGCAGTAGTAATGATCTGCTCTGGAGCACAAAGCTTTGCTCAAAATGGAAAATACCTTTTGAAGGGAAATATTCCCGTTGCATCTGGTAAGATTTATCTGGAGCATGAGCTGAACGGCAACCCGGTTAAGATAGACTCTGCTCAGGTGGTCAATGGTAAATTCGTTTTCAAAGGATCGGTAAAATCCCCGGACTTTTACAGTTTAACTACTAAAGGCCTGAAATACCCTATTCAGTTTATCCTGGAGAATTCGGCTATTACTGTAACGAAACCGGCAGACAGTCTTGCCAGCGCTGAAATCAAAGGATCTTCAGCTCAGGAGGTATACCAAAGTTTTTACAAAGGCCCATGGAAAGAAATTACCGCAATAGCAGGTGGTATCTATAACAGGCTCGATAAAGCGGAAAAAGCCGCCAAAACTGCCGGAACTAAAGTAGATTCTTTAACACGTGCCGGATTTGACAAGGAATTTGCAGTTCTGGATAAAAAAAATCAAATAGCAGTGAAAGCATATATCAGTCAGCATTCTTCCTCTGCCGGCGCTGCAGCAATTATTTACGACCGTTTTATCAGTTATCCAAATTTTCCTGTCGCCAGGGAACTCTTTGCTGGTTTAACGGAAGAAGCCCGGCAATCTGCTATTGGTGAACTGATCACCAAAGCACTGGCAACGGATGCAAAAACAGCTAAAGGTAAGGCTGCTCCGGCAATCAGTATGACTAATAAGGATGGGAAGATCGTTCATTTGTCTGATTTTAAAGGCAAGTATGTACTGATTGACTTCTGGGCAAGCTGGTGTGGTCCTTGCAGAAAAGAGAATCCTAACGTGGTTGCTGCTTATAAAAAATACCATGATAAAGGCTTTGAAATTCTGGGCATATCTCTGGATTCAAAAAAAGAGGCGTGGCTGAAAGCCATTGAAGCTGATGGCCTAATCTGGACACATGTTTCTGAATTAAAAGGATGGCAAAATTCCGCTGCCAAAGAATATGGTGTCAGAGCGGTACCAGCCAGTTTCCTGATTGATCCCAATGGCAACGTTGTAGGAAAAGATTTAAGAGGAGAAGAATTAAACCAGACTTTAGCTCAATTGTTCAAATAA